The genomic stretch cttcttaggtcgccctctacctcttaaTACGTTTCAGGTTTTCAAAAGAAATGAGCTCAATTTTACAAAGAATAGCAGAcaataaattaaaggtacaaaatgaagtcATAAAAAAATTAAAGATGAAATTCATCACATGGTTCTCTGCCAAAAAATAGAAAGGGGAAATAAAAATAGAAGTGGCTTCGCCCGGACTCGAACCGGAGACCTTCAGTGTGTTAGACTGACGTGATAACCAACTACACCACGAAACCTGTTTGGTTCTTATTGAACTCATTTTCTTATTTTAATCATGCATACAATCTTAAGTGCTCCTTCCATTCTAATTTAAGAAAGAAATTGAAGTATGTTCTTATTCGAGTAGAAAGTGTAAAATTAATTGTTTCCAAATATAGAAGTATGTTCTTATTGGAGTAGACTAATTAGAAAATAGTACTCAAATAAGTGATCTTACGACCTTTTTATATAAGTGTTATTTTACATAATCAAGACGGAATTaattttatttctccaaaatttgCCCCTTATTTACATATCCCAACGTGTCAAGGTAACAATATGCAAattttaattaagggtaatttagtcagtatatcttcttttttttctctcagaGTTAGTATTTTCTTAAGGGGTATGTCAAAGGTCAAAAAGTCACTTATTATAGACCGAAAAAAGTATGACATAAACTGAAATGGATGAAGCATTTGCCAGTAGTCTGAAGCCATCTTTGAACCATTTTTACCACTATACACAAGAAGTTTTGCTTGTATCAGCAGGAGCCAACTATTTATGTGTCTAAATAATTCTGGTTTATACAGAGGTGACGTGACACTTCTCCTAGGACAACAGATGTTATTTATCTTGTAATTCCTTTGTTTAAAAAAGAATGAATCTATTACTATTTTGGAAGTCAAACAAGATTTTCTTTGGCCATATTTTTGCaaatagtttttaaattttttgaattgttaattatTGTAACATATGGTATTTTTTATTTAGTTTCTAAATatgtatattttattttaaaaaacatAAAGAATCTATGTCCAAATTCACATTGAAATATAGTCAATTTAACCATCGTACTCCGAAAAGGTTAAAAAAAAAAGTGTTATTAGATTGTtgcctttttttctcttcttccctTTCCTCCCATTTAATCTCTTTCAGTTTTAGTTATGTATTAAGTACTAATTTTGAAACTATTTGATATACATTGTTGACTTATACAAATTTATGGATTTAACAATGACTACATTCTTTATAGTTAATCAAAACCAGACACAAAGTGATTCATATCAGTTCAGTAATTATATTTCTAACACAAaggaaaatgcaggttcaggacATTAAACATTCAGAACTAACGGGCCTGATACACAAAGCATCACGCATTTACACAGAGTCAGGGAAATGGCCGCACATCAAGAGGGTGTGATATAGGTAGTCTACCCTGATGCAAGCATCAATGGctgattccacggctcgaacccgtgacctataggtcacacaaaGACAACTTTACCGTTACTCCAGGCTCTCCTTCTAAACATTCAGAactagatacatatatatatgttagCATGTTAAACACTTTTGAAACTCAATCTGCAAACTTGAACTTAAATCATCTTAATATATGTGCAAAAAACCACGGCTAAACTCATCCGAATCTCCTCTAACAGGCATTCCATGTCTGTCCAATCGACCAGAGCCCGGATACACGCCTTTGCTAGTGAAGTTGGTAGAAAAATTAGAACTATTTTGCAAGTTAGATCTTGAGTATATCTTTGTTGAGTTTGACATATCATACTGAGGTCTTAGTTTTGGTGCACTTATTGATCGCGTCTTTGCCTTAGCTGCCTCGGTGTAAGACATGTAGTTTGGATGATTACTCGAGTAGCTTCTTGTACCATCGGTACTCTTAGTTGGCGTAAATGGTCCTCGCCTCGAACGAGCATATTTCGATGATGATGAGTGAAGTTGTGGGCTATTATCAGCAGAAGAGAAACATGTTTCATCCAAGCTATAACTTAATTGGTCTGAATTTAAGCTAAGATCAGATGAATAGAAGAGATTCCTATGTGTGGAAGTAACATATGGATTTCCAATATCCATTCTGCAGCCCATATGGTTTGAAGAATTCCTCTGCATTAATACCATTTTATGTTAAGCATAAGTTTGTGCAAATAGATAATGAGGAAAACATCCAAATTTACCTCTCTAGCATatgaaatacaacaacaacaacaacacgcAGAGTATATTCCCACAGTGTGAGGTCCGGGAAGGGtaatgtgtatgcagaccttgCCTCTACCTCGCAGAGATAGAGAGcttgttttcgatagaccctcggctcgaaGAAGTAATTCACATCAGGTCTAGCATATGTGCCTTTATATTTTAGGGTCATTCATATCCTTGTTATTAGCAAGTCGTTTCGTACTTGCCCTTTACCGTAACACTGCTCTATCATGGATTGGTTGGATTCCACGTGTCAAAATACATCACTAAAAAGGTCCAAACTTATCTCTCTAGTCATCACTCTAGTCTAAAATTATCTTCAGTTATACTTCAAGTTGGAACTTTGTTAGGGTTATTGGCAAATACGAGACGATTTGCTAACAACAACATTATGAACGACGTCAAAGTATAACGGAGGGTAAAGAGAGATATTTTCGACCATTTTTCCTAGGTATAATGCATCTTCTAGAGTATAAAATATCTGGCCAATACCTTGAGCATAAACATTTCATCATTCTTCATGCTCCTTGCACGAATAACATGCTCGAATTTATCAGGAGTTGCAGGACCCTATACACcaagattcaaaaaaaaaaaaacaattgttAAACTAGGACAAAATCTTTGTAAAACTAAATAATTTACCTCAATTAGTTGACAATTACTACAACTTGTTACTAATTAACTTATTTTCAAGCTtcttttcaaatttgaaaatggAGGGAAAGGTGATATTTTACTTACATGATGAAGAAATTGAATAGACTTGGCGCTAAAATGAGGCGATTCAGAAACCTGAGATCGTCCAGCACGAGCTCTCGACTGAGCTCTTATCAGTACATGCATACGCCTTAGCATATCAGCAGTTTGCTTCCTCACAATATGACCTCTTACTAATGCTTGAAGCTTCACAAGTCCCTTCAATGCCCTTAATGCTCTCCTTGacttcaaatttaaacacaaaatagaAAATCATTAAACTAATTAGTCGTACAATCAAGTATcattactacaacaacaacaacaacaacaacaacccagtataatcccacttagtggggtctggggagggtagtgtgtacgcagaccttacccctaccctagggtagagagactgtttccaaatagacccccagCATCCTtctctccaagaacttcccaccttgctcttggggagactcgaactcacaacctctcggttgaaAGTGGGAGTTGCTTACTCATTACTGTAGTTGTGAATACAGGATTTAGAGCTAGTGAATTTAGAATgagtgattttattatttgtaagCATTTTAATGTTTTTTACGTTTCTATACGTAGTTTGAACAGAAAGGCGAAAGCAATGAGTTCAGATTAAAAATACAGAAACACATTCTAGGTTCGCCCCTGCACTGGTGGCTTAGTATAATGTCAAGTGACATGAAATTCAAGAATCAGgttgtaacaacaacaacaacaacaacaacatcaacaaccCAGTGGAATTAACAAGTAGGGTCTGGagaaggtagtgtgtacgcagaccttacccctacttatgaaggtagagaggctgtttccgaaagacccttgGCTCAAGAATGTAAAAAATGGAGTATCAAAAATCAGGTTGTGTCAAGAAAAAACACTAAATTCCAAAAAGAAATGAAGTTGTTTTAGATGGATAATTTTCTATGGAACTTGGAACAAAAAAACATGAAATTTTTTCAAAAGTGATAGGCGCCCTAATAATTCATTTTCACACTTTTCTAAAGTCTACGTTTGACATTTTCAGAAAATTAGGACAGATGACCattcaccaaaaccttgaccaATGTCTTTGTATTATCAACTTGAGACACATACTTATAGGTAATTCTTATATTCAAATTCAACAAAGTGGTCCATTAAAATTTTCGTACTCGATATTTATACCAAATCAATGAATACatgttatttattttttaaatacggGTTTATTACTTATCATGATTAATTACTACATACTTATCTTAATCTATTACTTAACTGTAGTATTAATGTAATTTGATATAAACACCGGATGTGAATAAATTTAATTTGTTGCTTCTGTACTTTTGATCAAACTACACAACTTTTCATTTACTCTTTGTTTTGATTCTTTTTCTATGATAAAGAAGCACCATATATAATAAGAGTGAAGCTAGTTTAAAAGCAACAAAAGAGTACCAATTGCCAAATTCGTGTAACATTAAATAGGATCATCAAAAACAGTCCCATGTGAGCTTTGTACAGCTTCTAGCATTACTTGCCAAATTGCATAAATGTTCTAAACCGGGTTAAAACTTACTCGCATCTGATGTTTACATCAAACAAATAGCATAATTATTTGATATAAATACCAGATGCTGAAAGTATTTTCATGTACAACA from Nicotiana sylvestris chromosome 12, ASM39365v2, whole genome shotgun sequence encodes the following:
- the LOC104214655 gene encoding protein IQ-DOMAIN 22-like; translation: MGKASKWFKAFLGFKKTDSSSSSSLLHKKPSPNPSLTTKKKRSNFKSYRDNDFQQPHYDQYGVSTSVCGRNDVVRAETDSRFKFVDPTNSPVTVEEVVELTASSGGPAAVTTWNGVVLGREEWAAVVIQSHFRAYLSRRALRALKGLVKLQALVRGHIVRKQTADMLRRMHVLIRAQSRARAGRSQVSESPHFSAKSIQFLHHGPATPDKFEHVIRARSMKNDEMFMLKRNSSNHMGCRMDIGNPYVTSTHRNLFYSSDLSLNSDQLSYSLDETCFSSADNSPQLHSSSSKYARSRRGPFTPTKSTDGTRSYSSNHPNYMSYTEAAKAKTRSISAPKLRPQYDMSNSTKIYSRSNLQNSSNFSTNFTSKGVYPGSGRLDRHGMPVRGDSDEFSRGFLHIY